The Virgibacillus sp. SK37 region GGGGGAAAGGAGTAAATATGGCAAACGAAGAATCTGGGTTGTTTGGATTGAAATATTCAAATAGAGATTTTACAGAAGAAGATAATTGGGGAAAAAATCAGTTTAACAGTAGTTTTCCTGCTGCATTAGCCTGTTATATGGACAGTAAGAATATTAACCCTGTTTATCTTAAGTTAGGTAGCGAAGATAGTAGTCTAAAAGTATATAAAGACTACATAACTGTAAGGAATCTGTTTAGAATACCAGAAGATAAAACAATTGATGATGTCTATTATGAATTCGAAGGATTGTACGAACCACACAATGAGTTGGATAGGTCCTTATTGAGAAGTGATTTAGTTATTAAGTCTCTTACAGACGGGGAAGAACCACCAGAATACTATTCTCACCATGAAGTTAAACTCACAGCAATACCTGACAGTGCAACTTATCATAAAGACGAGGTTCAGTATGGAAGTGAGATTGTTATTAGAACGGTCTCTATAATACACTTAGCAATTAATATAGTAGAAATATATAAACATGATAAACTTTCTTTAGAAAGATTATTGAATCCAGTTACTGATAGAATCACAGACTGGACTGACGAGTATACATTATTGGAATTGTTACCTGATATGATATATACACTTAATAGTATATTAAGTGCAAATCTTGACAAACAAAGTCCTTTAATCATGAACCCAGTCTGGAAAACTAAAGGGAAAACTCCAGCATTAGAAGATAATTGTTTGGATATGTTTGTATGGTCTGACTTTGCACTTACAAGACTTTTTATCGACTCAATAAATGTAAATAGAACTAAAATAGACCGTTATTCGCGCGCACTTGTTTGGTTACTATATCTGTTACATCAATCTACATTTAATGATAGAATAGATAGTAGTAAAATTTATACTATGCCTTTTCATAATCAAACGGATAAGGCTTTTGCTTCTAATGGCAATAAGACAAATCCGTATATGAGAAGTAATGAGTTATTAACACCTAGAATTAAAAGAGAAGAAATTGCAAATATAGTCTTAGGGGGCGGTCAAAAAATGCTAAGCCCTGAAAGAAGATTTGATGCTGCAATTTCTGCCTCTACTGATATATTTGAAGAAGAATAAATAGGAGTTGAAATTATGCGCGCGATTGATTTGTTTTCTGGTTGTGGTGGTTTGTCTTTAGGCTTCCAAAATGCAGGTTTTGAAATAATATCTGCTTATGAGAATTGGGACAAGGCTATTGAAATATACAAGAAAAACTTTGAACACCCAATATATGAATATGATTTATCTAATGTAGAGG contains the following coding sequences:
- a CDS encoding HindVP family restriction endonuclease — encoded protein: MANEESGLFGLKYSNRDFTEEDNWGKNQFNSSFPAALACYMDSKNINPVYLKLGSEDSSLKVYKDYITVRNLFRIPEDKTIDDVYYEFEGLYEPHNELDRSLLRSDLVIKSLTDGEEPPEYYSHHEVKLTAIPDSATYHKDEVQYGSEIVIRTVSIIHLAINIVEIYKHDKLSLERLLNPVTDRITDWTDEYTLLELLPDMIYTLNSILSANLDKQSPLIMNPVWKTKGKTPALEDNCLDMFVWSDFALTRLFIDSINVNRTKIDRYSRALVWLLYLLHQSTFNDRIDSSKIYTMPFHNQTDKAFASNGNKTNPYMRSNELLTPRIKREEIANIVLGGGQKMLSPERRFDAAISASTDIFEEE